The proteins below are encoded in one region of Mangifera indica cultivar Alphonso chromosome 7, CATAS_Mindica_2.1, whole genome shotgun sequence:
- the LOC123220320 gene encoding DEAD-box ATP-dependent RNA helicase 3, chloroplastic-like isoform X6 has translation MSAILGVSSTPILKVYAKRATTSSLFRSLPFADKPHFNVFITSSNKPLVFRSSGLGFVASAIATSNNVLSEEAFKGLGDYSDDSGSLDKDYESEDVSVDEDELAISKIGLPDRLVDTLEKRGITHLFPIQRAVLVPALQGKDLIARAKTGTGKTLAFGIPILKRLTEDADQAPSLSRGRLPKVLVLAPTRELAKQVEKEIKESAPYLNTVCVYGGVSYNTQQNALARGVDVVVGTPGRIIDLIKNRSLRLGEIEFLVLDEADQMLAVGFEEDVEVILENLPPKRQSMLFSATMPAWVKKLSRKYLDNPLNIDLVGDQEEKLAEGIKLYAISTTATSKRTILSDLITVYAKGGKTIVFTQTKRDADEVSMALTNSIASEALHGDISQHQRERTLNGFRQGKFTVLVATDVAARGLDIPNVDLIIHYELPNDPETFVHRSGRTGRAGKEGTAILMFTSSQRRTVRSLERDVGCKFEFVSPPAIEEVLESSAEQVVATLNGVHPESVEFFVPTAQRLIEEQGMNALAAALAQLSGFSRPPSSRSLITHEQGWVTLQLTRDSGYSRGFLSARSVTGLLSAIYPAAADELGKINIIADDRVQGAVFDLPEEIAKELLNKQIPPGNTISKITKLPALQDDGPSSDNYGRFSNRDRFSRGGSWDKRGFRPSRGGWSSNDEDGYRRGSRSSRAQNSWSRFSKSSGDDWLIGGRRSSRPSSRESGDDWLIGGSRSSRPSSRERSSGDDWLIGGSRSSRPSSRERSSGDDWLIGGSRSSRPSTRERFGGSCFNCGRSGHRASECPNKTQY, from the exons ATGTCCGCTATACTCGGAGTATCTTCTACTCCCATCTTGAAGGTCTACGCTAAACGAGCTACGACGTCGTCTTTGTTTCGCTCTTTGCCGTTTGCTGATAAGCCTCATTTCAATGTTTTTATAACTTCGAGCAATAAGCCTTTGGTTTTTAGGAGCAGTGGCCTCGGCTTTGTTGCTTCGGCCATAGCTACTTCTAACAACGTCCTCAGTGAAGAAGCGTTCAAAGGTCTTGGTGACTACTCCGACGATTCCGGTTCTCTTGACAAGGATTATGAGTCTGAGGACGTTAGTGTGGACGAGGATGAACTTGCCATTTCTAAGATTGGTTTACCTGATCGTCTCGTTGATACTCTTGAGAAGCGTGGCATTACTCACCTTTTCCCCATTCAG AGAGCTGTTTTAGTTCCAGCTCTACAAGGGAAAGATTTGATTGCTCGTGCAAAGACTGGAACTGGGAAGACATTAGCCTTTGGAATTCCGATACTTAAGCGTCTTACTGAAGATGCTGATCAAGCTCCATCTCTCAG TCGGGGTCGACTTCCAAAAGTTTTGGTTCTTGCACCGACTCGTGAGTTAGCCAAGCAAGTagagaaagaaattaaagagTCTGCTCCTTATTTGAACACTGTGTGTGTTTATGGAGGGGTTTCATATAACACTCAACAAAATGCTCTTGCCCGTGGGGTGGATGTGGTTGTTGGAACTCCTGGTCGAATCATTGACCTTATTAAAAATAGGTCCCTCAGATTGGGGGAAATAGAGTTTTTGGTTCTTGATGAAGCTGATCAGATGCTTGCTGTTGGATTTGAGGAGGATGTAGAAGTTATTTTGGAAAATCTTCCACCCAAGAGACAGAGCATGCTTTTCTCTGCAACCATGCCTGCTTGGGTCAAGAAATTATCTAGAAAGTATTTGGACAATCCTCTCAATATAGATTTG GTTGGTGACCAAGAGGAGAAGCTTGCAGAAGGGATTAAACTTTATGCTATATCAACAACTGCAACCTCAAAGCGAACCATTCTTAGTGATCTTATAACG GTATATGCAAAGGGTGGGAAGACCATTGTATTTACACAGACAAAACGAGATGCTGATGAAGTCTCAATGGCATTGACAAACAGTATAGCTTCTGAGGCATTGCATGGAGATATATCTCAACACCAGAGGGAGAGAACATTAAATGGTTTTCGACAAGGAAAATTTACTGTTCTTGTTGCCACTGATGTTGCAGCTCGTGGGCTTGATATTCCCAATGTTGATTTA ATTATCCACTATGAACTTCCAAATGATCCAGAGACTTTTGTTCATCGCTCTGGTCGTACTGGGCGTGCGGGAAAGGAGGGGACTGCCATTCTGATGTTTACTAGTAGCCAAAGGAGAACAGTTAGATCTCTTGAGCGTGATGTTGGGtgtaagtttgagtttgttagTCCCCCGGCTATTGAAGAGGTTTTGGAATCATCAGCTGAGCAAGTAGTTGCTACTCTTAATGGAGTTCATCCTGAGTCTGTGGAGTTCTTTGTCCCTACTGCTCAAAGGTTGATTGAAGAACAAGGAATGAATGCTCTTGCTGCTGCACTAGCACAGTTGAGTGGATTCTCACGGCCTCCTTCGTCCCGCTCTCTTATTACCCATGAGCAG GGATGGGTGACATTACAATTGACAAGGGATTCAGGTTACTCCAGAGGGTTCTTGTCTGCTAGATCTGTCACTGGGTTACTTTCTGCCATTTATCCTGCTGCTGCTGATGAActaggaaaaataaatataattgctGATGACAGG GTTCAAGGAGCAGTTTTTGACCTTCCGGAGGAGATTGCCAAGGAGTTGCTGAATAAGCAAATACCACCTGGGAACACCATTTCCAAAATTACTAAG TTGCCTGCCTTGCAAGATGATGGGCCTTCAAGTGATAACTATGGCAGATTCTCTAATAGGGATAGGTTTTCCCGAGGAGGTTCCTGGGACAAGAGAGGTTTTAGACCATCTCGTGGTGGTTGGAGCAGCAATGATGAGGATGGATATAGGCGTGGTAGTCGAAGTTCTAGAGCTCAAAATAGCTGGTCTAGGTTTTCAAAAAGCAGTGGAGATGATTGGTTGATTGGTGGTAGGAGATCAAGCAGGCCATCATCCAGGGAAAG TGGAGATGATTGGTTGATCGGTGGTAGTAGATCAAGCAGGCCATCATCCAGGGAAAG AAGCAGTGGAGATGATTGGTTGATCGGTGGTAGTAGATCAAGCAGGCCATCATCCAGGGAAAG AAGCAGTGGAGATGATTGGTTGATCGGTGGTAGTAGATCAAGCAGGCCATCAACTCGGGAAAG ATTTGGAGGTTCTTGTTTCAACTGTGGGAGGTCCGGGCACAGAGCATCAGAATGCCCTAACAAGACACagtactaa
- the LOC123220320 gene encoding DEAD-box ATP-dependent RNA helicase 3, chloroplastic-like isoform X9: MSAILGVSSTPILKVYAKRATTSSLFRSLPFADKPHFNVFITSSNKPLVFRSSGLGFVASAIATSNNVLSEEAFKGLGDYSDDSGSLDKDYESEDVSVDEDELAISKIGLPDRLVDTLEKRGITHLFPIQRAVLVPALQGKDLIARAKTGTGKTLAFGIPILKRLTEDADQAPSLSRGRLPKVLVLAPTRELAKQVEKEIKESAPYLNTVCVYGGVSYNTQQNALARGVDVVVGTPGRIIDLIKNRSLRLGEIEFLVLDEADQMLAVGFEEDVEVILENLPPKRQSMLFSATMPAWVKKLSRKYLDNPLNIDLVGDQEEKLAEGIKLYAISTTATSKRTILSDLITVYAKGGKTIVFTQTKRDADEVSMALTNSIASEALHGDISQHQRERTLNGFRQGKFTVLVATDVAARGLDIPNVDLIIHYELPNDPETFVHRSGRTGRAGKEGTAILMFTSSQRRTVRSLERDVGCKFEFVSPPAIEEVLESSAEQVVATLNGVHPESVEFFVPTAQRLIEEQGMNALAAALAQLSGFSRPPSSRSLITHEQGWVTLQLTRDSGYSRGFLSARSVTGLLSAIYPAAADELGKINIIADDRVQGAVFDLPEEIAKELLNKQIPPGNTISKITKLPALQDDGPSSDNYGRFSNRDRFSRGGSWDKRGFRPSRGGWSSNDEDGYRRGSRSSRAQNSWSRFSKSSGDDWLIGGRRSSRPSSRESSGDDWLIGGSRSSRPSSRESSGDDWLIGGSRSSRPSSRERSSGDDWLIGGSRSSRPSTRERFGGSCFNCGRSGHRASECPNKTQY, from the exons ATGTCCGCTATACTCGGAGTATCTTCTACTCCCATCTTGAAGGTCTACGCTAAACGAGCTACGACGTCGTCTTTGTTTCGCTCTTTGCCGTTTGCTGATAAGCCTCATTTCAATGTTTTTATAACTTCGAGCAATAAGCCTTTGGTTTTTAGGAGCAGTGGCCTCGGCTTTGTTGCTTCGGCCATAGCTACTTCTAACAACGTCCTCAGTGAAGAAGCGTTCAAAGGTCTTGGTGACTACTCCGACGATTCCGGTTCTCTTGACAAGGATTATGAGTCTGAGGACGTTAGTGTGGACGAGGATGAACTTGCCATTTCTAAGATTGGTTTACCTGATCGTCTCGTTGATACTCTTGAGAAGCGTGGCATTACTCACCTTTTCCCCATTCAG AGAGCTGTTTTAGTTCCAGCTCTACAAGGGAAAGATTTGATTGCTCGTGCAAAGACTGGAACTGGGAAGACATTAGCCTTTGGAATTCCGATACTTAAGCGTCTTACTGAAGATGCTGATCAAGCTCCATCTCTCAG TCGGGGTCGACTTCCAAAAGTTTTGGTTCTTGCACCGACTCGTGAGTTAGCCAAGCAAGTagagaaagaaattaaagagTCTGCTCCTTATTTGAACACTGTGTGTGTTTATGGAGGGGTTTCATATAACACTCAACAAAATGCTCTTGCCCGTGGGGTGGATGTGGTTGTTGGAACTCCTGGTCGAATCATTGACCTTATTAAAAATAGGTCCCTCAGATTGGGGGAAATAGAGTTTTTGGTTCTTGATGAAGCTGATCAGATGCTTGCTGTTGGATTTGAGGAGGATGTAGAAGTTATTTTGGAAAATCTTCCACCCAAGAGACAGAGCATGCTTTTCTCTGCAACCATGCCTGCTTGGGTCAAGAAATTATCTAGAAAGTATTTGGACAATCCTCTCAATATAGATTTG GTTGGTGACCAAGAGGAGAAGCTTGCAGAAGGGATTAAACTTTATGCTATATCAACAACTGCAACCTCAAAGCGAACCATTCTTAGTGATCTTATAACG GTATATGCAAAGGGTGGGAAGACCATTGTATTTACACAGACAAAACGAGATGCTGATGAAGTCTCAATGGCATTGACAAACAGTATAGCTTCTGAGGCATTGCATGGAGATATATCTCAACACCAGAGGGAGAGAACATTAAATGGTTTTCGACAAGGAAAATTTACTGTTCTTGTTGCCACTGATGTTGCAGCTCGTGGGCTTGATATTCCCAATGTTGATTTA ATTATCCACTATGAACTTCCAAATGATCCAGAGACTTTTGTTCATCGCTCTGGTCGTACTGGGCGTGCGGGAAAGGAGGGGACTGCCATTCTGATGTTTACTAGTAGCCAAAGGAGAACAGTTAGATCTCTTGAGCGTGATGTTGGGtgtaagtttgagtttgttagTCCCCCGGCTATTGAAGAGGTTTTGGAATCATCAGCTGAGCAAGTAGTTGCTACTCTTAATGGAGTTCATCCTGAGTCTGTGGAGTTCTTTGTCCCTACTGCTCAAAGGTTGATTGAAGAACAAGGAATGAATGCTCTTGCTGCTGCACTAGCACAGTTGAGTGGATTCTCACGGCCTCCTTCGTCCCGCTCTCTTATTACCCATGAGCAG GGATGGGTGACATTACAATTGACAAGGGATTCAGGTTACTCCAGAGGGTTCTTGTCTGCTAGATCTGTCACTGGGTTACTTTCTGCCATTTATCCTGCTGCTGCTGATGAActaggaaaaataaatataattgctGATGACAGG GTTCAAGGAGCAGTTTTTGACCTTCCGGAGGAGATTGCCAAGGAGTTGCTGAATAAGCAAATACCACCTGGGAACACCATTTCCAAAATTACTAAG TTGCCTGCCTTGCAAGATGATGGGCCTTCAAGTGATAACTATGGCAGATTCTCTAATAGGGATAGGTTTTCCCGAGGAGGTTCCTGGGACAAGAGAGGTTTTAGACCATCTCGTGGTGGTTGGAGCAGCAATGATGAGGATGGATATAGGCGTGGTAGTCGAAGTTCTAGAGCTCAAAATAGCTGGTCTAGGTTTTCAAAAAGCAGTGGAGATGATTGGTTGATTGGTGGTAGGAGATCAAGCAGGCCATCATCCAGGGAAAG CAGTGGAGATGATTGGTTGATCGGTGGTAGTAGATCAAGCAGGCCATCATCCAGGGAAAG CAGTGGAGATGATTGGTTGATCGGTGGTAGTAGATCAAGCAGGCCATCATCCAGGGAAAG AAGCAGTGGAGATGATTGGTTGATCGGTGGTAGTAGATCAAGCAGGCCATCAACTCGGGAAAG ATTTGGAGGTTCTTGTTTCAACTGTGGGAGGTCCGGGCACAGAGCATCAGAATGCCCTAACAAGACACagtactaa
- the LOC123220320 gene encoding DEAD-box ATP-dependent RNA helicase 3, chloroplastic-like isoform X10: MSAILGVSSTPILKVYAKRATTSSLFRSLPFADKPHFNVFITSSNKPLVFRSSGLGFVASAIATSNNVLSEEAFKGLGDYSDDSGSLDKDYESEDVSVDEDELAISKIGLPDRLVDTLEKRGITHLFPIQRAVLVPALQGKDLIARAKTGTGKTLAFGIPILKRLTEDADQAPSLSRGRLPKVLVLAPTRELAKQVEKEIKESAPYLNTVCVYGGVSYNTQQNALARGVDVVVGTPGRIIDLIKNRSLRLGEIEFLVLDEADQMLAVGFEEDVEVILENLPPKRQSMLFSATMPAWVKKLSRKYLDNPLNIDLVGDQEEKLAEGIKLYAISTTATSKRTILSDLITVYAKGGKTIVFTQTKRDADEVSMALTNSIASEALHGDISQHQRERTLNGFRQGKFTVLVATDVAARGLDIPNVDLIIHYELPNDPETFVHRSGRTGRAGKEGTAILMFTSSQRRTVRSLERDVGCKFEFVSPPAIEEVLESSAEQVVATLNGVHPESVEFFVPTAQRLIEEQGMNALAAALAQLSGFSRPPSSRSLITHEQGWVTLQLTRDSGYSRGFLSARSVTGLLSAIYPAAADELGKINIIADDRVQGAVFDLPEEIAKELLNKQIPPGNTISKITKLPALQDDGPSSDNYGRFSNRDRFSRGGSWDKRGFRPSRGGWSSNDEDGYRRGSRSSRAQNSWSRFSKSSGDDWLIGGRRSSRPSSRESGDDWLIGGSRSSRPSSRESSGDDWLIGGSRSSRPSSRERSSGDDWLIGGSRSSRPSTRERFGGSCFNCGRSGHRASECPNKTQY; this comes from the exons ATGTCCGCTATACTCGGAGTATCTTCTACTCCCATCTTGAAGGTCTACGCTAAACGAGCTACGACGTCGTCTTTGTTTCGCTCTTTGCCGTTTGCTGATAAGCCTCATTTCAATGTTTTTATAACTTCGAGCAATAAGCCTTTGGTTTTTAGGAGCAGTGGCCTCGGCTTTGTTGCTTCGGCCATAGCTACTTCTAACAACGTCCTCAGTGAAGAAGCGTTCAAAGGTCTTGGTGACTACTCCGACGATTCCGGTTCTCTTGACAAGGATTATGAGTCTGAGGACGTTAGTGTGGACGAGGATGAACTTGCCATTTCTAAGATTGGTTTACCTGATCGTCTCGTTGATACTCTTGAGAAGCGTGGCATTACTCACCTTTTCCCCATTCAG AGAGCTGTTTTAGTTCCAGCTCTACAAGGGAAAGATTTGATTGCTCGTGCAAAGACTGGAACTGGGAAGACATTAGCCTTTGGAATTCCGATACTTAAGCGTCTTACTGAAGATGCTGATCAAGCTCCATCTCTCAG TCGGGGTCGACTTCCAAAAGTTTTGGTTCTTGCACCGACTCGTGAGTTAGCCAAGCAAGTagagaaagaaattaaagagTCTGCTCCTTATTTGAACACTGTGTGTGTTTATGGAGGGGTTTCATATAACACTCAACAAAATGCTCTTGCCCGTGGGGTGGATGTGGTTGTTGGAACTCCTGGTCGAATCATTGACCTTATTAAAAATAGGTCCCTCAGATTGGGGGAAATAGAGTTTTTGGTTCTTGATGAAGCTGATCAGATGCTTGCTGTTGGATTTGAGGAGGATGTAGAAGTTATTTTGGAAAATCTTCCACCCAAGAGACAGAGCATGCTTTTCTCTGCAACCATGCCTGCTTGGGTCAAGAAATTATCTAGAAAGTATTTGGACAATCCTCTCAATATAGATTTG GTTGGTGACCAAGAGGAGAAGCTTGCAGAAGGGATTAAACTTTATGCTATATCAACAACTGCAACCTCAAAGCGAACCATTCTTAGTGATCTTATAACG GTATATGCAAAGGGTGGGAAGACCATTGTATTTACACAGACAAAACGAGATGCTGATGAAGTCTCAATGGCATTGACAAACAGTATAGCTTCTGAGGCATTGCATGGAGATATATCTCAACACCAGAGGGAGAGAACATTAAATGGTTTTCGACAAGGAAAATTTACTGTTCTTGTTGCCACTGATGTTGCAGCTCGTGGGCTTGATATTCCCAATGTTGATTTA ATTATCCACTATGAACTTCCAAATGATCCAGAGACTTTTGTTCATCGCTCTGGTCGTACTGGGCGTGCGGGAAAGGAGGGGACTGCCATTCTGATGTTTACTAGTAGCCAAAGGAGAACAGTTAGATCTCTTGAGCGTGATGTTGGGtgtaagtttgagtttgttagTCCCCCGGCTATTGAAGAGGTTTTGGAATCATCAGCTGAGCAAGTAGTTGCTACTCTTAATGGAGTTCATCCTGAGTCTGTGGAGTTCTTTGTCCCTACTGCTCAAAGGTTGATTGAAGAACAAGGAATGAATGCTCTTGCTGCTGCACTAGCACAGTTGAGTGGATTCTCACGGCCTCCTTCGTCCCGCTCTCTTATTACCCATGAGCAG GGATGGGTGACATTACAATTGACAAGGGATTCAGGTTACTCCAGAGGGTTCTTGTCTGCTAGATCTGTCACTGGGTTACTTTCTGCCATTTATCCTGCTGCTGCTGATGAActaggaaaaataaatataattgctGATGACAGG GTTCAAGGAGCAGTTTTTGACCTTCCGGAGGAGATTGCCAAGGAGTTGCTGAATAAGCAAATACCACCTGGGAACACCATTTCCAAAATTACTAAG TTGCCTGCCTTGCAAGATGATGGGCCTTCAAGTGATAACTATGGCAGATTCTCTAATAGGGATAGGTTTTCCCGAGGAGGTTCCTGGGACAAGAGAGGTTTTAGACCATCTCGTGGTGGTTGGAGCAGCAATGATGAGGATGGATATAGGCGTGGTAGTCGAAGTTCTAGAGCTCAAAATAGCTGGTCTAGGTTTTCAAAAAGCAGTGGAGATGATTGGTTGATTGGTGGTAGGAGATCAAGCAGGCCATCATCCAGGGAAAG TGGAGATGATTGGTTGATCGGTGGTAGTAGATCAAGCAGGCCATCATCCAGGGAAAG CAGTGGAGATGATTGGTTGATCGGTGGTAGTAGATCAAGCAGGCCATCATCCAGGGAAAG AAGCAGTGGAGATGATTGGTTGATCGGTGGTAGTAGATCAAGCAGGCCATCAACTCGGGAAAG ATTTGGAGGTTCTTGTTTCAACTGTGGGAGGTCCGGGCACAGAGCATCAGAATGCCCTAACAAGACACagtactaa
- the LOC123220320 gene encoding DEAD-box ATP-dependent RNA helicase 3, chloroplastic-like isoform X20 — translation MSAILGVSSTPILKVYAKRATTSSLFRSLPFADKPHFNVFITSSNKPLVFRSSGLGFVASAIATSNNVLSEEAFKGLGDYSDDSGSLDKDYESEDVSVDEDELAISKIGLPDRLVDTLEKRGITHLFPIQRAVLVPALQGKDLIARAKTGTGKTLAFGIPILKRLTEDADQAPSLSRGRLPKVLVLAPTRELAKQVEKEIKESAPYLNTVCVYGGVSYNTQQNALARGVDVVVGTPGRIIDLIKNRSLRLGEIEFLVLDEADQMLAVGFEEDVEVILENLPPKRQSMLFSATMPAWVKKLSRKYLDNPLNIDLVGDQEEKLAEGIKLYAISTTATSKRTILSDLITVYAKGGKTIVFTQTKRDADEVSMALTNSIASEALHGDISQHQRERTLNGFRQGKFTVLVATDVAARGLDIPNVDLIIHYELPNDPETFVHRSGRTGRAGKEGTAILMFTSSQRRTVRSLERDVGCKFEFVSPPAIEEVLESSAEQVVATLNGVHPESVEFFVPTAQRLIEEQGMNALAAALAQLSGFSRPPSSRSLITHEQGWVTLQLTRDSGYSRGFLSARSVTGLLSAIYPAAADELGKINIIADDRVQGAVFDLPEEIAKELLNKQIPPGNTISKITKLPALQDDGPSSDNYGRFSNRDRFSRGGSWDKRGFRPSRGGWSSNDEDGYRRGSRSSRAQNSWSRFSKSSGDDWLIGGRRSSRPSSRESGDDWLIGGSRSSRPSSRESSGDDWLIGGSRSSRPSSRESGDDWLIGGSRSSRPSTRERFGGSCFNCGRSGHRASECPNKTQY, via the exons ATGTCCGCTATACTCGGAGTATCTTCTACTCCCATCTTGAAGGTCTACGCTAAACGAGCTACGACGTCGTCTTTGTTTCGCTCTTTGCCGTTTGCTGATAAGCCTCATTTCAATGTTTTTATAACTTCGAGCAATAAGCCTTTGGTTTTTAGGAGCAGTGGCCTCGGCTTTGTTGCTTCGGCCATAGCTACTTCTAACAACGTCCTCAGTGAAGAAGCGTTCAAAGGTCTTGGTGACTACTCCGACGATTCCGGTTCTCTTGACAAGGATTATGAGTCTGAGGACGTTAGTGTGGACGAGGATGAACTTGCCATTTCTAAGATTGGTTTACCTGATCGTCTCGTTGATACTCTTGAGAAGCGTGGCATTACTCACCTTTTCCCCATTCAG AGAGCTGTTTTAGTTCCAGCTCTACAAGGGAAAGATTTGATTGCTCGTGCAAAGACTGGAACTGGGAAGACATTAGCCTTTGGAATTCCGATACTTAAGCGTCTTACTGAAGATGCTGATCAAGCTCCATCTCTCAG TCGGGGTCGACTTCCAAAAGTTTTGGTTCTTGCACCGACTCGTGAGTTAGCCAAGCAAGTagagaaagaaattaaagagTCTGCTCCTTATTTGAACACTGTGTGTGTTTATGGAGGGGTTTCATATAACACTCAACAAAATGCTCTTGCCCGTGGGGTGGATGTGGTTGTTGGAACTCCTGGTCGAATCATTGACCTTATTAAAAATAGGTCCCTCAGATTGGGGGAAATAGAGTTTTTGGTTCTTGATGAAGCTGATCAGATGCTTGCTGTTGGATTTGAGGAGGATGTAGAAGTTATTTTGGAAAATCTTCCACCCAAGAGACAGAGCATGCTTTTCTCTGCAACCATGCCTGCTTGGGTCAAGAAATTATCTAGAAAGTATTTGGACAATCCTCTCAATATAGATTTG GTTGGTGACCAAGAGGAGAAGCTTGCAGAAGGGATTAAACTTTATGCTATATCAACAACTGCAACCTCAAAGCGAACCATTCTTAGTGATCTTATAACG GTATATGCAAAGGGTGGGAAGACCATTGTATTTACACAGACAAAACGAGATGCTGATGAAGTCTCAATGGCATTGACAAACAGTATAGCTTCTGAGGCATTGCATGGAGATATATCTCAACACCAGAGGGAGAGAACATTAAATGGTTTTCGACAAGGAAAATTTACTGTTCTTGTTGCCACTGATGTTGCAGCTCGTGGGCTTGATATTCCCAATGTTGATTTA ATTATCCACTATGAACTTCCAAATGATCCAGAGACTTTTGTTCATCGCTCTGGTCGTACTGGGCGTGCGGGAAAGGAGGGGACTGCCATTCTGATGTTTACTAGTAGCCAAAGGAGAACAGTTAGATCTCTTGAGCGTGATGTTGGGtgtaagtttgagtttgttagTCCCCCGGCTATTGAAGAGGTTTTGGAATCATCAGCTGAGCAAGTAGTTGCTACTCTTAATGGAGTTCATCCTGAGTCTGTGGAGTTCTTTGTCCCTACTGCTCAAAGGTTGATTGAAGAACAAGGAATGAATGCTCTTGCTGCTGCACTAGCACAGTTGAGTGGATTCTCACGGCCTCCTTCGTCCCGCTCTCTTATTACCCATGAGCAG GGATGGGTGACATTACAATTGACAAGGGATTCAGGTTACTCCAGAGGGTTCTTGTCTGCTAGATCTGTCACTGGGTTACTTTCTGCCATTTATCCTGCTGCTGCTGATGAActaggaaaaataaatataattgctGATGACAGG GTTCAAGGAGCAGTTTTTGACCTTCCGGAGGAGATTGCCAAGGAGTTGCTGAATAAGCAAATACCACCTGGGAACACCATTTCCAAAATTACTAAG TTGCCTGCCTTGCAAGATGATGGGCCTTCAAGTGATAACTATGGCAGATTCTCTAATAGGGATAGGTTTTCCCGAGGAGGTTCCTGGGACAAGAGAGGTTTTAGACCATCTCGTGGTGGTTGGAGCAGCAATGATGAGGATGGATATAGGCGTGGTAGTCGAAGTTCTAGAGCTCAAAATAGCTGGTCTAGGTTTTCAAAAAGCAGTGGAGATGATTGGTTGATTGGTGGTAGGAGATCAAGCAGGCCATCATCCAGGGAAAG TGGAGATGATTGGTTGATCGGTGGTAGTAGATCAAGCAGGCCATCATCCAGGGAAAG CAGTGGAGATGATTGGTTGATCGGTGGTAGTAGATCAAGCAGGCCATCATCCAGGGAAAG TGGAGATGATTGGTTGATCGGTGGTAGTAGATCAAGCAGGCCATCAACTCGGGAAAG ATTTGGAGGTTCTTGTTTCAACTGTGGGAGGTCCGGGCACAGAGCATCAGAATGCCCTAACAAGACACagtactaa